A window of Solanum stenotomum isolate F172 chromosome 3, ASM1918654v1, whole genome shotgun sequence contains these coding sequences:
- the LOC125858311 gene encoding putative pentatricopeptide repeat-containing protein At3g49142, producing the protein MTSIAIPLRLCRYSSTANSYIQTVRKPQLSYSFHVDEVSSSRILDRLPDIKALKKLHSKIIFDPGLCNNTSLAIKLMRAYAACGQPNVTRQLFDKIPERNAAVYNVMIRSYVNNKYYKDAIFMYKDMCKRDVSPDNYTFPCALKACFGSDNLRAGLQIHCAVSKRGLDSDLFIGNCLVAMYGKCGCLVEARQVLNEMPKRDVVSWNSMVVGYAQNGRFDDTLEVCKEMNVLGYKPNAGTMASLLPAVSNTSIENVLFVKDIFMSLDKKDLVPWNVMIAVYVKNYMPNEAVELYLQMETCGIEPDAITFASILPACGDLSAVSLGRRIHEFIETKGLHPNLSLENALVDMYARCGCLTEARKIFEGMKFRDVVSWTSLISAYGKSGQGWDGVALFSQMLESGLQPDSIAFVSILSACSHAGLLLEGEHYYKLMTDKYKIVPRLEHYACMVDLKGRAGHINEAFNFIKHMPIEANERIWGALLGACRVYNDMDIGLVAADNLFELAPKQSGYYVLLSNIYAKAGRWKDVTTVRSIMKGKGIKKMPGVSNVELNNMVHSFLAGDTSHPQSKEIYEELDILIGKMKEEGYVPETDSALHDVEEEDKENHLVVHSEKLAIVFAIMNTSHGTPIKITKNLRVCGDCHIAAKLISKITQRLIVVRDTNRYHHFQNGVCSCSDYW; encoded by the coding sequence ATGACATCCATTGCAATCCCCTTGCGTCTTTGCCGCTATAGTTCCACAGCCAATTCATATATACAAACAGTGAGAAAACCCCAGCTGAGCTACTCTTTCCATGTAGACGAAGTTTCTTCCAGTCGTATATTAGACAGACTCCCAGATATCAAAGCATTGAAGAAACTTCATTCCAAGATCATTTTCGATCCGGGTTTATGTAACAACACTTCTCTTGCCATCAAATTGATGCGTGCTTATGCTGCTTGTGGCCAACCTAATGTTACCCGCCAATTGTTCGATAAAATACCTGAGAGAAATGCGGCGGTTTATAATGTCATGATCAGGAGCTATGTGAATAACAAGTACTATAAAGATGCGATTTTTATGTATAAAGATATGTGTAAACGAGATGTTAGCCCTGATAACTATACATTTCCGTGTGCTCTTAAAGCTTGTTTTGGTTCCGACAATTTGAGGGCGGGGCTGCAGATTCACTGTGCTGTTAGCAAGAGGGGTCTTGATTCTGACTTATTTATTGGTAATTGTCTGGTGGCTATGTATGGGAAATGTGGGTGTTTAGTGGAGGCTCGCCAGGTTCTTAATGAAATGCCCAAACGGGACGTTGTTTCTTGGAATTCAATGGTTGTTGGATATGCTCAAAATGGAAGGTTTGATGATACGTTAGAGGTTTGTAAAGAAATGAACGTGTTAGGTTATAAGCCAAATGCAGGAACCATGGCTAGCCTTTTACCTGCTGTAAGCAATACCAGCATTGAGAATGTCTTGTTCGTCAAAGATATTTTCATGAGTTTGGATAAAAAGGATTTGGTTCCATGGAACGTGATGATAGCCGTATATGTCAAGAATTATATGCCTAATGAGGCGGTTGAGCTCTATCTCCAAATGGAAACTTGTGGGATAGAACCTGATGCTATAACTTTTGCTAGCATTCTTCCTGCTTGTGGGGATCTTTCAGCTGTATCATTAGGAAGGAGGATTCATGAATTTATTGAGACAAAAGGTCTTCATCCAAATTTATCTCTTGAGAACGCATTAGTTGATATGTATGCCAGGTGTGGGTGTTTGACAGAGgcaagaaaaatatttgaggGGATGAAGTTTCGAGATGTTGTGTCATGGACTTCCCTGATATCTGCTTATGGTAAGAGCGGCCAAGGTTGGGATGGAGTTGCGTTGTTTTCACAAATGTTGGAGTCTGGTCTTCAACCTGATTCTATTGCTTTTGTTTCCATTCTTTCTGCTTGTAGCCATGCAGGATTGCTACTTGAAGGAGAACACTATTACAAGCTAATGACAGACAAGTACAAGATTGTTCCTAGGTTAGAACATTATGCCTGCATGGTTGATTTGAAAGGGCGAGCTGGACACATAAACGAggccttcaatttcatcaagcATATGCCTATAGAGGCTAATGAGAGAATTTGGGGTGCTCTTTTGGGTGCCTGTCGGGTGTACAATGATATGGACATTGGGCTTGTAGCTGCAGACAATCTTTTTGAATTGGCCCCAAAGCAGTCTGGTTATTATGTCTTGCTATCAAATATTTATGCAAAGGCTGGAAGATGGAAAGATGTAACGACTGTTAGGTCAATCATGAAGGGAAAAGGGATTAAGAAAATGCCTGGTGTCAGCAATGTAGAGCTCAATAACATGGTGCACTCCTTTCTTGCTGGTGACACGTCTCACCCACAATCAAAGGAGATCTATGAAGAGTTAGACATATTAATAGGTAAGATGAAAGAGGAAGGATATGTCCCAGAAACAGATTCTGCCCTTCACGACGTTGAGGAGGAAGACAAAGAAAATCATCTAGTAGTTCATAGTGAGAAGCTGGCTATTGTCTTTGCAATTATGAACACCAGTCATGGTACACCcattaaaattactaaaaatttACGCGTGTGTGGAGATTGCCACATTGCTGCCAAACTTATCTCCAAGATCACCCAACGTCTGATTGTAGTTAGGGATACAAATCGTTATCATCACTTTCAAAATGGAGTTTGCTCATGTAGTGACTATTGGTGA
- the LOC125858325 gene encoding protein CURVATURE THYLAKOID 1A, chloroplastic-like, with product MATASSVSSSSSMERIMSLPHSSMTMRLRHSNVPSLLRLSPQAARSSFSSSFRSPTGFRHCVGSKRTPIFKIRASFSDEETSESDTRIRKVFSNVKDTWDGLEKKPTVFLYGGSAILGLWLSSIIADTLDSIPLLPKFLELVGLGYFGWFIYRYLLFKSGRDELGRDVQALKKKITGDEEE from the exons ATGGCTACAGCTTCttctgtttcttcttcttcttcaatggaacGGATCATGTCACTTCCACATTCCTCCATGACCATGAGGTTACGCCATTCCAATGTCCCTTCTTTGCTTCGTCTTTCTCCTCAAGCTGCTCGTTCATCGTTTTCATCCTCTTTTAGGTCACCCACAG GCTTTCGACATTGCGTAGGTTCCAAGAGAACTCCTATCTTCAAGATCAGGGCTTCCTTTTCTGATGAGGAAACGTCTGAATCTGATACTCGCATCAGAAAGGTATTTTCCAATGTAAAAGACACG TGGGACGGACTCGAAAAGAAACCCACAGTCTTTCTTTATGGAGGTTCTGCAATCCTTGGTCTTTGGTTGTCTTCAATCATTGCTGATACATTAGACTCCATACCCCTG TTACCCAAGTTTTTGGAGTTGGTTGGGCTTGGATATTTTGGATGGTTCATCTACAGATATCTTCTCTTTAAG AGTGGACGGGATGAACTGGGAAGAGATGTTCAAGCTCTTAAGAAAAAGATTACTGGTGATGAAGAGGAATAG
- the LOC125858326 gene encoding uncharacterized protein LOC125858326, with the protein MSTISATFFRSLYSIASPPPSTISRFFLPTPLLLPKFRSCPNPLTSSSRKTVACTNSSEEAEVSQTLDEWLQKLPDKTKPLYSHSLPCIEAWLRSLGFYQSRDDRALWFVENPDWQAQLSLDITELHIRYLKKGPGNLEKDVDRRFSYALSREDIENAILGGP; encoded by the exons ATGTCGACAATTTCGGCAACATTTTTTAGATCATTATACTCTATAGCTTCTCCGCCACCTTCTACTATTTCAAGATTCTTTCTTCCAACCCCTTTACTTTTACCCAAATTCCGTTCATGCCCAAATCCTCTTACTTCTTCGTCAAGGAAAACGGTGGCATGTACCAATTCTTCCGAAGAAGCAGAAGTTTCTCAGACGCTGGATGAATGGCTTCAGAAACTACCCGACAAGACGAAGCCTTTGTACTCTCATAGTTTGCCCTGTATAGAAGCCTGGTTGAGGAGTTTGGGGTTTTATCAGAGCAGAGATGATAGAGCTCTTTGGTTTGTTGAAAACCCAGATTGGCAGGCTCAATTGTCATTGGATATCACTGAACTTCATATAAG GTATCTGAAGAAAGGACCTGGAAACCTTGAAAAAGATGTAGATAGAAGATTTAGCTATGCACTGAGTAGGGAAGATATTGAAAATGCCATACTTGGAGGTCCATAA
- the LOC125858310 gene encoding uncharacterized protein LOC125858310 has product MQTMAEPIDYSRTQRIVLLIDLNPLLILTNPAHYLNSILATSTRLLNFPSLCNSLFAFNFFFSSLSPLRSSSAIHGLFPNLSPGFNHQSQTLESITEILSSFSLPVELEVNCSKACHTACYLLQLVHDYVWESEIESTSGKMTGEIPKASQNLIVLFSPISRSLIDLAEYVHADVNSEILKDFEGFKFKFSEIFGPVRNAFDNRNIHFSWIDVRDEKKDGGKVEFVDEGEWSSMLENGIKHFGWGNSSTDSIVLGSALIPFGLIYPEIGMPFDFLKSNSFDRGSAQLNLEILDVNGKPLECKLCDLELLNLTTLPKLRSEDILNTLGLGDKRNEGCDREETFWSCLGESSFNMHLKAVQKCNVGEKIEGCSSSYILVQQSARCKTNYRNDTCVDGVLDVLSGVKGQHSQGNSTVLWKILLSFLYEESYCVSVTVSNSNGSTITGVLRPLTAQLALLSRIEGGHNYGSILKQMNDMTCGSSNEINVSLGNGKRKKDKKCSTKNLTWSSFLKAAFECNNFELVDICFARKVEKSKKLKFLKCWMKQIKKSSICLLTAADSHKRQPQQPSSTQFPSESTLMLEGDAHLVCSETAEAFFNNLPRKIQHGLQSGRDLHTLAARLVKSLIQALSQKYEIDDNIGGESQIPKTNDSCCKTILPELMKILLRKPKEMKEKLKHDDPSEVFDFSSTSEHTVREFEMQILLRMEILGSTLSESIKESSKQKLVKEICSFLEIIQYLVEGGIHGDLSLYDYVERTIRLRYHSIIEDIVNRIYTEMDLLPFGVEDEKQALLFNSEDSNQSWREKQERYEMAEANNMRLSVSAEDEFCQPPENIDGSSQAITGEEHARKLSEARDRREKARRFGSFTRMPDLQRVWAPKQLKAVKIKCEDQKELKRKERKKVRHNVVYETPMSGKKWSSSQSDGNDDEKLERSSTSVSKALFQDW; this is encoded by the exons ATGCAAACTATGGCGGAACCTATAGACTACTCGAGAACTCAAAGGATTGTGCTCCTCATAGATCTAAATCCACTTCTCATTCTTACAAACCCTGCACACTACCTCAACTCCATTCTCGCTACCTCCACGCGCCTCCTCAATTTCCCATCTCTCTGCAACTCGCTTTTtgctttcaattttttcttttcttcgcTTTCCCCTCTCCGCTCCTCCTCCGCCATACACGGCCTCTTTCCGAACCTCTCCCCCGGTTTCAACCACCAGTCTCAAACCCTAGAATCAATTACCGAAATCCTAAGTTCCTTTTCGCTGCCAGTTGAATTGGAAGTGAATTGTTCTAAGGCTTGTCACACTGCATGTTATTTACTTCAGCTAGTACATGATTATGTCTGGGAGTCTGAAATTGAGAGTACTTCAGGTAAGATGACTGGTGAGATTCCAAAGGCATCTCagaatttgattgttttattttcGCCTATTTCCAGATCATTGATTGATCTAGCTGAGTATGTACATGCGGATGTGAATTCTGAGATTTTAAAGGATTTTGAAGGTTTTAAGTTCAAATTCAGTGAGATTTTTGGTCCTGTGAGGAACGCTTTTGATAATAGAAATATTCATTTTAGTTGGATCGACGTGAGAGATGAAAAAAAGGATGGAGGTAAGGTTGAATTTGTTGATGAAGGTGAATGGTCATCCATGTTGGAGAATGGAATTAAGCATTTTGGCTGGGGGAATAGTTCAACTGATTCCATTGTTTTAGGTTCTGCTCTGATTCCGTTTGGCTTGATATATCCTGAAATTGGGATGCCTTTTGATTTTCTGAAAAGCAATTCATTTGACAGAGGTTCTGCGCAACTCAATCTTGAGATCCTTGATGTCAATGGAAAGCCTTTGGAATGCAAGTTATGTGATCTTGAATTGCTCAATCTCACAACGTTGCCTAAGCTTAGATCTGAAGATATTCTGAATACACTAGGACTTGGAGACAAGCGAAATGAAGGGTGTGATCGAGAAGAAACATTTTGGTCTTGTCTTGGTGAAAGCTCGTTTAATATGCATCTCAAGGCTGTGCAGAAGTGCAATGTAGGAGAAAAGATTGAAGGATGCTCATCTAGTTATATTCTAGTGCAGCAGTCTGCCAGATGCAAAACTAACTATCGTAATGATACATGTGTTGATGGAGTCCTTGATGTACTATCTGGAGTAAAGGGTCAGCATTCCCAAGGAAATTCCACAGTCCTGTGGAAAATTCTTCTCAGTTTCTTATATGAAGAAAGCTATTGTGTTTCAGTAACTGTATCAAATAGCAATGGAAGTACAATCACGGGTGTTCTCAGGCCTTTGACAGCGCAATTGGCTCTTCTTTCAAGAATAGAAGGTGGTCATAATTACGGCTCAATTTTAAAGCAGATGAATGACATGACCTGTGGCAGCTCTAATGAAATCAATGTCTCACTAGGGAAtgggaaaagaaaaaaggacaAGAAGTGTTCAACGAAGAATCTGACTTGGAGTTCATTCCTCAAGGCAGCATTTGAGTGTAATAATTTTGAGCTGGTAGATATTTGTTTTGCCAGAAAAGTTGAGAAATCAAAGAAGCTGAAGTTCTTGAAGTGCTGgatgaaacaaattaaaaagtcCAGCATCTGCTTGCTAACGGCTGCAGATTCACATAAAAGACAGCCACAACAGCCATCCTCTACACAGTTTCCCTCAGAATCAACCCTCATGCTGGAGGGAGATGCACATCTTGTATGCTCAGAAACTGCAGAAGCCTTCTTCAATAATCTACCAAGGAAAATCCAGCATGGTCTACAATCTGGAAGAGACTTGCACACTTTAGCAGCACGACTAGTGAAGTCATTGATACAGGCATTATCCCAAAAGTATGAGATAGATGACAATATAGGAGGTGAATCCCAAATTCCAAAAACGAATGATTCATGTTGCAAGACTATCCTACCTGAACTTATGAAGATCCTATTAAGAAAGCCcaaagaaatgaaagagaagCTGAAGCACGATGATCCCTCTGAAGTATTTGATTTCAGTTCAACCTCAGAACATACTGTTCGAGA ATTTGAAATGCAGATATTGCTTCGGATGGAAATCCTTGGATCAACCTTATCTGAGAGTATTAAAGAGTCCTCCAAGCAGAAGCTGGTTAAAGAGATCTGCTCCTTTCTAGAGATTATTCAATATCTTGTTGAAGGAGGGATTCATGGTGATCTTAGCCTATATGATTATGTTGAACGCACTATTCGATTAAG GTACCATAGCATTATCGAAGATATTGTCAATAGAATTTACACAGAAATGGATCTACTTCCATTTGGTGTTGAAGATGAAAAGCAGGCTCTTCTGTTCAATAGTGAGGACAGTAATCAGTCCTGGAGGGAGAAGCAAGAGAGGTATGAAATGGCTGAAGCCAACAACATGCGATTATCAGTCTCAGCAGAGGATGAGTTTTGCCAACCACCAGAAAACATTGATGGGAGCTCCCAAGCGATAACAGGAGAGGAACATGCCCGCAAGTTAAGTGAAGCTCGTGATCGGAGAGAGAAGGCTCGACGATTTGGATCTTTCACGAGGATGCCAGATCTGCAAAGAGTTTGGGCCCCAAAGCAGCTTAAGGCTGTTAAAATAAAGTGTGAAGATCAGAAGGAACTGAAAAGAAAAGAGCGGAAAAAAGTTAGACACAACGTAGTCTATGAAACACCAATGAGTGGAAAGAAATGGTCATCCTCTCAAAGTGATGGCAATGATGATGAAAAGCTAGAACGGAGCTCTACTTCTGTTTCCAAGGCTCTCTTTCAGGATTGGTGA
- the LOC125858321 gene encoding hevamine-A — MAFNLLFSSILFLAIVKNSIAGGIAIYWGQNGNEATLNDTCNSGRYAYVNLAFLNKFGNGQTPEINLAGHCNPAVNGCTIVSPEIKHCQKLGVKVMLSIGGGVGNYSLASKKDAKDVARYLWNNFLGGRSSFRPLGNAILDGIDFDIELGSPLHYEDLAKYLKIYSKRGRKMYLTAAPQCPFPDRLLGTALNSKLFDNVWIQFYNNPPCQFTPNNTDNLKNSWVRWTTSVKAKRIFLGLPAAPQAAGSGFIPTDVLTEEILPAIKKSRKYGGVMLWSKFWDEQSGYSAAIVKSV; from the coding sequence ATGGCCTTCAATCTCCTCTTTTCCTCTATTTTATTCTTAGCTATTGTCAAGAACTCAATTGCTGGTGGCATAGCTATTTACTGGGGCCAAAACGGCAACGAAGCAACTTTAAACGACACCTGTAATTCTGGGCGATATGCCTATGTCAACTTAGCCTTTCTTAACAAATTCGGAAACGGTCAAACTCCTGAAATCAATCTCGCCGGTCACTGCAACCCCGCCGTCAATGGATGCACAATTGTCAGCCCGGAAATCAAACACTGCCAAAAATTAGGCGTCAAAGTAATGTTGTCTATTggcggtggcgttggaaattaCTCATTAGCTTCGAAAAAAGACGCTAAGGACGTTGCAAGGTATCTCTGGAACAATTTCTTAGGCGGGCGTTCCTCTTTTAGGCCTTTGGGAAATGCTATTCTCGATGGAATTGACTTTGATATTGAGCTTGGATCGCCACTTCACTACGAAGATCTAgctaaatatttgaaaatttacaGCAAGCGTGGAAGAAAAATGTACCTTACCGCAGCTCCACAATGCCCATTTCCCGATCGATTGCTTGGTACTGCCTTGAATTCAAAGCTTTTTGATAATGTTTGGATTCAATTTTACAATAATCCTCCGTGCCAGTTCACTCCTAATAACACGGATAATCTGAAAAATTCTTGGGTCCGGTGGACGACGTCGGTGAAAGCGAAAAGGATATTTTTGGGGCTTCCGGCTGCACCGCAGGCTGCCGGAAGTGGATTTATTCCGACTGATGTGTTGACGGAGGAAATTCTTCCGGCGATTAAGAAATCACGCAAGTATGGAGGTGTTATGTTGTGGTCGAAGTTTTGGGATGAGCAGAGCGGATATAGTGCCGCTATAGTGAAGAGtgtatga